The stretch of DNA GTTAATGCATTAGAATGATTTTTGGTTTCTCCTTTACAGCAACTTTGGAGATATTTTTGATGTGAGACACTTCATTGATTCGCTAAGAGATGAAGTTCGAATTGTTAGGAGGCTGCCAAAGAGGTTTGGCAGGAGATCTGGATACCAACTGCATGCCATGCCCCCTATTAGCTGGTCAAATGAAAAATACTACCTGGAACATGTATGTGTTCTTGTTTTTGGGTTTCTAGTGTTATCACTCAAGTCAGTAGTTCTTGACTTTTTTCACTAgccacacacatatatattcatgaaTTGTTGATTCTTGGGATTGCAACAATTAATAGTTGATCACTATTCAGAATGTTGTTTAGTTGTGGCAATTTGCACATATCAACTTCTGAAAGAAGGATATCCTGTAGCATTTTGAGCTTTATCCACTTATTTCATATAGATAAGGAAGCATAAATTTGGCTTGTTCTTCTTACAGAGTTAGTTTTCTGATGTAATGTATTGGACTTCCATTCTGCAGATTCTGCCTCTTTTTAGCAAGCACAAGGTAATACACTTCAATAGGACTGATGCAAGACTTGCAAACAATGGGATCCCTCTTGAGCTTCAGAGACTTCGATGCCGTGTCAATTTTCATGGACTGAAATTCACCCCACAAATTGAGGCTTTGGGCCAGAAATTGGTTCACATTCTCCAAGGGAAGGGGCCATTTGTAGCATTGCATCTAAGATATGAGAAAGACATGTTGGCCTTTTCAGGTTGTACCCATGGCTGCACAGAGGAGGAAGCAGAGGAGCTCAAACAGTTGAGGTGATACACATTGAGATTCAACTTATTTCAAAAAGATATGTTCATGATATACTTCACTGCCTAGGATTTTGGCACAGCTAGTTGCCAGTGGTGTAGCGATGGACATTTGAACTGTCCAAATCTAAGTAGTAAAACATTTATGCTGAGAAAGGAAAAATATTCAACCAAATGATTAATGTTAAAATGGCTAAACGAATAAGAATTCTGAATAAGATTGGCTCTCCCCTGTGGCTTTGgtgtatttttttgtgttttctttAATCTGCTTTTCATTTATTACTAATCCCTGTTACTATTTTTGGAAACCAGtaagaatttttaaaatgtatatgTCCACACAACTATGCTAAAGCTATCACGGTTCTTTCATACAACCAATGTTTTTTTGGCCCACATCCAAACTGCCTTATTTGTCTTTgtatttataaaatgaattcaagaaaatacAAATTTGATGGCACGGCAATACTTTTATCGCTCCTTTATTGGTTCAGGTATGCATTCCCTCGGTGGAGGGAGAAAGAGATAGTCTCTGCAGAGAAGAGATCTCAAGGTTTATGTCCTCTTACCCCAGAGGAGGCAGCTTTAATTCTGCAAGCATTGGGTTTTGGAAATGACACACTAATATATATTGCATCTGGCGAGATTTATGGCGGTGAACGAAGGCTTGCCACACTAAGAGCTGCTTTTCCTAAGACGGTAAGTGATTAGTGTTTTCTTGTATCTTATTCCCAATCTTGTTGTGGCATTTCAGGTGAGGCTTGTCACATGCACAGCATTACCATGGCTCTTACAATGAATTTTTACTTCTCCCTTAATTGTAATTGCAGGTGAAAAAGGAAACATTGCTCGACCCCAGTGACTTGCATTATTTCCAGGATCATTCATCCCAAATGGCAGCCCTCGATTTCATAGTGTCGGTTGCTAGTAATACATTCATTCCCACTTATGATGGAAATATGGCGAAAGTTGTTGAAGGTCATCGTAGGTATGATGATAAATATTCTGTCTTTCTAACGCTAGTAAAAATGATCATTGTGCACATCCCTGATGAGATCCAGTGCAGGTATTTTGGGTATAGGAAAACCATCCAACTGGATCGTAAAAAGCTTGTAGGATTACTGGATATGCATCAGAATCAAACACTTTCATGGGATGAATTCTCAGCTGCAGTGCGGCAGGCACATCAAGGGAAAATGGGGCAACCAGTTCACCGCAGGGTTATTGTAGACAAGCCCAAAGAAGAAGATTACTTCTACGCAAATCCTCACGAGTGCCTATGTCAAGGCGAGAGTTGTGATGACTTATTAGCTCCTCGTAATTCAACTGCAATCGAGCAAGGgcatttgttataatttattaggTCATTACAGTCGAGAAATACAAGTTGGGGTAAGCCAAGTCTCACTCTAATTAATATTAAGCTTCACAGCCTTGCACATGCATTTACCATGGCGAACTCATGACAATGTGGTTAGCAACCTTCACAGAATGATTGAGACACAATGAAGCTTGAGTTTAATGGCAGAGAAATGCCACAGTATGTGTTGTGGCATTTGAAGATTGGTTTGTATGCAATAAGTTATGTCGATAGGAAACCgtggaaaagaaagaaagaagaggaaGATAGTAGGGGGCGCTTAACGCGGCATCCAAGGATTTGTTCATTCATTTGGATCATATATGTAATGTCTTTTCTTGCTTCAGTGAAACGCAGGTTTCATTTGTGGTTCCTTGTAATAAACAGTCTGATACAGAGTGAATGGCAGCAATGAAAGCATGTAATACCAATTCAATGTTTTGCATTCTTTTGGCATTAGTATTTGAATCGTGCGACATGATACTAATTCAATTGAGCCCCCTACAGTACTCTCAAGAGCATTGTTGTATACATGAGATTTGAATGCGAGATGATACTAATCCAATTGAGTCAATCCTGCAATTCTCCTAATAGCATTATTGTATACACATGGCAATCAAATGTGAGAAGACACTAATCTAATTGAGACTCATTTGAGCCTTGCAGGTCTCTCAAGAACATTGCTGCATACACATATAGTTCAAATGTGAGGAGACACTAATCCAATTGAGACTCAATTGAGCCCTACAATTCTCTCAAGAGCATGGAGTTCAAATGTAAGATGATACTAATCTAGTCGAGCTACGAGCTCTTCGGAATACAACTTCCTAAGAGCATTGCTGTATACATACCCATTCAAAGTTAAGACATGTTTTGAAGTATAGtaaacacagaaaaaaaaaaaacaatctatTCCCTGCTCCCAACACCTTCATGAGCCAAACTTGTAAAAATGCTGGAGCTATTGGATGAAAGGGGAAAAGGGTAATAAAGCAGAAAATGGTTCCAAAGCAAGCAATGGAAAGGGCAACAATGGCTTCACCTTTCAAACAATATTCACACTCAAAAGAAGACTCCAaacaacacaacaacaacaacaaccatgcCCTATAAAATGAGATTCAGTATAAGCGCTGTAACCCTAGAGGCCCTCCTAGAGGTAACCGTAAATTCTCTCCCCAATGGAGTTATGGAGTTATCTGCTCTACATGGAAGTTTAATTATAAATTCTCTCACCCCAATGGAGTTATCTGCTCTACATGGGAGTGGAATACCGAAGATATGTCTGTATGCAAATACAACATGTATGTGCTTCTAACCCTCACATACCCCTATTTCTAAACCTAGTTCCACTGCTAAACTAAAACAGCTATACCTGCTAATCTGCTATGAAAGTGTGATCGAGTAGTCTGACTACGAGTAATTCCAGTCAAGAATCTTGATCCGGTTCAAGTTCCAAACAGTAAGAAAGGGAAAGCACTATTCTAACATGGACCAAAATCACTTAACTAATACTGCATTACCATAACATAACAAAAACACATGCCAACAATTCACAGTCTGCATTATGCACTTTATTGGTATCTAAACAGCACAACAGAACATTTTAGCTTGAATTCAAATCTGTCCTGCTACAAACTCCCACATCCAGAACAGGATTATCAGAAATCATCAAATCAAACATACCAAGCTgagaagttaaaaaaaaaagttggaatcTATGAAGCTGATCAAATGTGGTAATTGATTCCAAAACAGAACCATATGAATCGATCAATGTAGTTAATTTCGACACgattatttgaaaatatcaaTGTTAGTAATAAGCTTTCTAATATCCATAACTTTCCCTTGATCAAAATCATGTATAGctggaaaaaataataacaaaaaaagcTCAATTCTTTTGATTACCAAAGTCAAGATTCCTTTTTCTCAGAACTCTCTGAATCTCCCACCGTTGCTGTTGATCCTGATTCAGAATTGCTTTCGTCCACTTTCTCCTTCTCCATCTCCAATTCCTCCGGGGCCTCGGCCTCGGCCTCAGCAGCCTTCTCTGCCGTTACTGTCGATCCTGATTCAGAATTGCTTTCGTCTCCTTTCTCCTTCTCCATCTCCAATTCCTTTAGGGCCTCGGCCTCAGCAGCCTTCTCCGCCTGCAAAATTGGGGCATAGTAATCCGAATGCGCCTCCATACACTTCTTCAGAGCAGAGGTAACCTCGAAGCATTTTTCCACAATGTCTTCCTTGTTCTTCTCGCCTTCTTCCACGCACTTCTCCCACTCGGTAAAGGGGTCTCTACACCCTCCCCCCTTCATGAACAAGCAAAACCCGCATTctccttcctcctcctcctcttcttcttcctccccTTCTTTTGGAATTTCCTCTTGGGATTCTTGATCGCTCTTCTCTGGCGGAGGATCTGAGAATTCTCTGAATGGGGCGTGGGGTTCTGGGTTGGCCTCGGTTTGTACGGATTTTGACGGAGACATTGCGATCGGTTGGCTAGGGTTTGGGTTTGCAGTGGAGGAATTGTCTTCCATGGCTGCTCTTAAACCCCTATTTGTTAAACCTCCAAAGAATATTTCCCTTCAAGTTTGACCTTTTAGAAGAGAAAGTCCCTGCAATGAATACTTATTAAAGGCCGGAAGGCACTTGAGGGCCTAATGCATAGCCCAATTGTCAAGAGTCCATATATGTATAGAATTGTTATACCTTGGACTAGGTTTCATACTTCATATTGCACTGTGAAcctcatacaaaattttatatatttcgtTGACACATTGTGTATTTACTGTTAAAAATTTctgtacatataaataaatagcttgataattgctaacacataatatgataactacaggAAATTGTCAACCGTAGGTACAAAATGTAcgtgtcaactacagatacagaacaatgcaaggtagacccctggtccatggtataatttgtctcatatgtatatgtatgattatttgttatattaataatttttatatcttaagaaaataattattattacatgatATTAGATTAGAACTATATAAGATTAGATATTTCTTTtgtggttattattttttttttaattcaaatagtTTTATTTAATGGAAGGTTAGAAGTTTGGCTTCTAGTGAGAGTTGGTTATTGGTCTTAttggtttgaagtttgaacctATCATTTATGAATAACCTAGACTAGTTTAAGACACATCATTCGGaggtaaaataaattttaggaaTTTGATTCTTATCAAAACTCTATTGGTAAACCTGTCACACCAGATTTTTCTAGTACAGTTTACCTCATTCATACAAGTGGATTGCTATAATACTAATTGCTAGGATCAAGAATTTTAAcacttttctaaaaattataactaataacaaaagtgtaattttattttcttatacttatatAGTACTAATGTCACATTTCAATTCCAGAATGTTAGAGTTGGCCTTCCAAGCTTATTATTACACAACAATGGGGTGTTCAATTCTTATATAAGACAAaaagaattgtatatattatacaaatacATGATATATCAAGTGTTGTGCTTTCCTCAAAGACGTACTTAACAAAGACATCATTACTCAAAACTTAATGATCCTATCTCTTGCATATTAAACCAAAAaacatatacaaaaattacataTCAAACCTTATTGTGGTATGATAGCATTATTGGTGTATTCAatcaacttttaaatacttttattaactttaaaagtttggaattttaaaatttttttcaatataaataatagaTGAAATTCAACCATCCAAACTCAAACGATTTTGTCGATCCTGATTCAGAGTTGCTTTCGTTCACTTTCTCCTTCTCCATCTCCAATTCCTTCAGGGCCTCGGCCTCGGCCGCCTTC from Ipomoea triloba cultivar NCNSP0323 chromosome 7, ASM357664v1 encodes:
- the LOC116025843 gene encoding cilia- and flagella-associated protein 251-like, which encodes MEDNSSTANPNPSQPIAMSPSKSVQTEANPEPHAPFREFSDPPPEKSDQESQEEIPKEGEEEEEEEEEGECGFCLFMKGGGCRDPFTEWEKCVEEGEKNKEDIVEKCFEVTSALKKCMEAHSDYYAPILQAEKAAEAEALKELEMEKEKGDESNSESGSTVTAEKAAEAEAEAPEELEMEKEKVDESNSESGSTATVGDSESSEKKES
- the LOC116026099 gene encoding rhamnogalacturonan I rhamnosyltransferase 1-like, whose amino-acid sequence is MEAGRSESVSVQGRSGEKMASLQGAQVIQRTRLRVWFIRVCSSILIWTCLVQLVAVAEFWRPRSLVGVAGLAKLSARIEDKLPSPPPLPIARNYTSNGFLTVSCNGGLNQMRAAICDMVTIARFLNLTLVVPELDKASFWADSSNFGDIFDVRHFIDSLRDEVRIVRRLPKRFGRRSGYQLHAMPPISWSNEKYYLEHILPLFSKHKVIHFNRTDARLANNGIPLELQRLRCRVNFHGLKFTPQIEALGQKLVHILQGKGPFVALHLRYEKDMLAFSGCTHGCTEEEAEELKQLRYAFPRWREKEIVSAEKRSQGLCPLTPEEAALILQALGFGNDTLIYIASGEIYGGERRLATLRAAFPKTVKKETLLDPSDLHYFQDHSSQMAALDFIVSVASNTFIPTYDGNMAKVVEGHRRYFGYRKTIQLDRKKLVGLLDMHQNQTLSWDEFSAAVRQAHQGKMGQPVHRRVIVDKPKEEDYFYANPHECLCQGESCDDLLAPRNSTAIEQGHLL